DNA from Kitasatospora herbaricolor:
GATGGGTGCGAAGTTCAAGGCGCACAAGAGCCGCGCGCAGGTCGCCGAGGGGCGGCTGGCGGGGCAGCGGGTGGTGCTGGCCAAGCCGATGACGTTCATGAACCTGTCGGGTGGTCCGGTGACCGGGCTGCGGGACTTCTACAAGGCGCCGACGTCGTCGATCGTGGCGGTCCACGACGAGCTGGACATCGACTACGCGACCTTGCGGCTGAAGCTGGGCGGCGGTGACAACGGGCACAACGGCCTGAAGTCGATCACCAAGGCGCTCGGCCCGGGGTACCACCGGGTGCGGTGCGGGGTGGGGCGGCCGCCGGGTCGGATGGAGGTCGCGGACTTCGTGCTGAAGGACTTCTCGTCCGCGGAGCGCAAGGAGCTGGACTGGTTCGTGGACCGGGCCGCCGATGCGGTGGAGGCGCTGGTGTCGGAGGGGTTGGAGCGGGCGCAGGCGACGTACAACACCTGACCTCCGCCGGCCCGTCCGCCGCCGTCCACCTGCCGG
Protein-coding regions in this window:
- the pth gene encoding aminoacyl-tRNA hydrolase, which encodes MSDDEYTGPWLVAGLGNPGEGYARNRHNIGFMVADLLAQRMGAKFKAHKSRAQVAEGRLAGQRVVLAKPMTFMNLSGGPVTGLRDFYKAPTSSIVAVHDELDIDYATLRLKLGGGDNGHNGLKSITKALGPGYHRVRCGVGRPPGRMEVADFVLKDFSSAERKELDWFVDRAADAVEALVSEGLERAQATYNT